ACCACCACGGCCATGGAGGACAGCGCGCGGGTCCGCTTCAGCGGCATCCGCAGCGCCACCCAGAACACGACCGACCCGGTGAGCACGAAGATCAGGTGCTTCTTGAACAGCGCGTACACGCCGGAGCCGGTGTCCGGGTCGACCGAGGCGACCGAGGACGCCGACAGCACCATCACGATGCCGATCGACGTCAGCAGGCCGGTCAGCGCCAGCACCAGGTGGAAGTCGGCCAGCGGACGCGACAGCCACGCGGTCAGCGCGGTGAACGTGGCGCGCGCCGGGCTCTGCCGGTCCCCCCGGTCCCGTCTGCGCGGCGCGCTGTCCTGCTCCTTGTCCTCAACGACCGTCATCGGCAGACCCCGTCGCACGGGCCAGGACCGCGTCGGCGAAGGCGTCACCCCGATGGGCGTAGTTGCGGAACATGTCCAGGGACGCCCCGGCGGGCGCCAGCAGCACCACGTCACCGGGCCGGGCCAGGTCGCTGGCCACCGAGACCGCCTCGTTCATGGCCCCATCGTCACCCGAGGCGACCCGGTGGACGGGGACATCCGGCGCGTGTCGCGCGAGAGCGGCGGCGATCACCGGGGCGTCGGTGCCCATCAGCACCACCCCGCGCAGCCGCCCGGCGACCACCTCGACCAGCTCGTCGACCGCGGCGCCCTTGAGCTGCCCGCCCGCGATCCACACCACGCTGGAGTGCGCGAGCAGCGACCCGGCCGCGGCGTGCGGGTTGGTGGCCTTGGAGTCGTTGACGTAGCGGACCCCGCCGAACTCGCCCACCTCGACGGCGCGGTGCGCGCCCGGCTGGAACTCGCGCAGGCCCTTGGCGACCCCAGCGGGGTCGATGCCGTACGCGCGGGCCAGCGCGGCCGCGGCGAGGGCGTTGGCGAGGTTGTGCGGGCCGGCGGGGCGGACCTCGCTCGCGGAGATCAGCTCGTCGGCGGAGTGCTGCGGGTCCGGGCCGTAGGCGCGGTCGATCAGCAGGTCCTCGACCAGGCCCAGCTCACCCGGCCGCGGGGTGTCCAGGCGGAACCCGACGCGCTTCGCCCCGGCGGGGGCGTACTCGCCGGCCAGCCGCACCGACCACGGGTCGTCGGAGTTGTGCACGACGACGTTCGAGTGGGCGTGGATGGTGCCCTTCGCGGCGGCGTAGGACTCCATCGTGCCGTGCCAGTCCAGGTGGTCCTCGGCGAGGTTGAGCACCACTGACGCGTGCGGCGCCAGCGTCGAGGACCAATGCAGCTGGAAGCTCGACAGCTCCACCGCCAGCACCTCGTACCCCTCGAACACCGCGTCCAGCACCGGCAGGCCGATGTTGCCGCAGGCCAGCGCGTGCACCCCGCCGGCGCGCAGCATCGACTCCAGCATGCCGACCGTGGTGGTCTTGCCGTTGGTGCCGGTGACCGCGAGCCAGGTGGCCGGGTTCGGCAGGTCGCGGGAGGCGCGCCAGGCCAGCTCGACGTCGCCGATCACCTCGATGCCGGCGGCGGCCGAGGCGACCAGCAGC
The window above is part of the Amycolatopsis thermoflava N1165 genome. Proteins encoded here:
- the murD gene encoding UDP-N-acetylmuramoyl-L-alanine--D-glutamate ligase; the encoded protein is MVFAGRNVLVAGAGVTGRSAVRALTERGARVTVTDGNAERLAELDGLGAELAPGLTEPPAGTDLVVTSPGWRPTAPLLVASAAAGIEVIGDVELAWRASRDLPNPATWLAVTGTNGKTTTVGMLESMLRAGGVHALACGNIGLPVLDAVFEGYEVLAVELSSFQLHWSSTLAPHASVVLNLAEDHLDWHGTMESYAAAKGTIHAHSNVVVHNSDDPWSVRLAGEYAPAGAKRVGFRLDTPRPGELGLVEDLLIDRAYGPDPQHSADELISASEVRPAGPHNLANALAAAALARAYGIDPAGVAKGLREFQPGAHRAVEVGEFGGVRYVNDSKATNPHAAAGSLLAHSSVVWIAGGQLKGAAVDELVEVVAGRLRGVVLMGTDAPVIAAALARHAPDVPVHRVASGDDGAMNEAVSVASDLARPGDVVLLAPAGASLDMFRNYAHRGDAFADAVLARATGSADDGR